From a region of the Chiloscyllium punctatum isolate Juve2018m chromosome 1, sChiPun1.3, whole genome shotgun sequence genome:
- the LOC140476263 gene encoding gamma-aminobutyric acid receptor subunit alpha-4-like isoform X5: protein MREPSPLSEGCQEEEEVEEGRTRQSAAGKGKRLKVWHAKMVPAKESVIRMSSSYISTLLYFIYVTACIGESSPETKKDEKLYPENFTRILDRLLDGYDNRLRPGFGGTVTEVKTDIYVTSFGPVSDVEMEYTMDVFFRQTWVDKRLKYDGPIEILRLNNMMVTKVWTPDTFFRNGKKSISHNMTAPNKLFRIMQNGTILYTMRLTISAECPMKLVDFPMDGHACPLKFGSYAYPKSEIIYTWTKGPERSVEVPKESSSLVQYDLVGQTVSSGTVKSITGEYVVMTVYFHLRRKMGYFMIQTYIPCIMTVILSQVSFWINKESVPARTVFAP, encoded by the exons ATGCGAGAGCCTTCGCCTCTTAGTGAAGGCTgccaggaggaggaggaggtggaagAGGGAAG GACAAGGCAATCGGCGGCGGGGAAAGGGAAGAGGCTTAAAGTATGGCATGCAAAGATGGTTCCTGCCAAGGAGTCTGTGATCAGGATGTCTTCCAGTTACATTTCCACTCTGCTTTACTTTATCTACGTGACAGCGTG TATCGGTGAGAGCTCCCCAGAAACCAAGAAAGATGAGAAATTATATCCAGAGAATTTTACCCGTATACTGGACAGACTCCTGGACGGTTATGACAACCGATTGCGACCTGGATTCGGCG GTACTGTGACTGAAGTGAAAACAGATATCTACGTAACGAGTTTTGGGCCAGTGTCTGACGTTGAGATG GAGTACACAATGGATGTGTTTTTCCGCCAAACCTGGGTGGACAAGAGACTGAAGTACGACGGCCCTATTGAAATTCTTCGTCTCAATAACATGATGGTCACTAAAGTCTGGACACCCGACACGTTCTTCAGGAACGGGAAAAAATCAATCTCCCATAATATGACCGCTCCAAATAAGCTATTCAGAATAATGCAGAATGGCACAATTCTATACACCATGAG ACTTACCATTAGTGCAGAGTGTCCTATGAAACTGGTTGATTTCCCAATGGATGGCCATGCTTGTCCCCTTAAGTTTGGAAGCT ATGCATATCCTAAAAGTGAAATAATATACACATGGACAAAAGGTCCTGAACGATCAGTGGAGGTGCCTAAAGAGTCTTCTAGCTTGGTGCAATATGATCTTGTTGGACAAACAGTTTCTAGTGGCACAGTTAAATCCATCACAG GAGAATATGTGGTGATGACAGTCTATTTTCACTTGAGAAGGAAAATGGGCTATTTTATGATTCAGACTTACATACCCTGTATTATGACAGTTATTCTATCTCAAGTGTCATTTTGGATTAACAAGGAATCGGTTCCAGCTCGAACAGTTTTTG